The following proteins are co-located in the Triticum aestivum cultivar Chinese Spring chromosome 1A, IWGSC CS RefSeq v2.1, whole genome shotgun sequence genome:
- the LOC123105789 gene encoding uncharacterized protein produces MALPHGALNSLPLLVFEHQPARNETTAATGDDDEDTPEMLMFSISEERTCTEPTPAMLSPQDNQICFATPQGWIFILHGAAPWETWLWHPVTGETIPLPPIRDDHYVPTNCACYLTHSSTAHPDCAVVLLDVADPDVWFCRINGGSGREWAQHTYDVGGYTLPEGDDDCTSTLPTKRVIAGVVAALGGKLHFIFSESNQYKMGVVHLDFGTPALVGG; encoded by the coding sequence ATGGCGCTACCCCACGGCGCCCTCAACTCCTTGCCACTGCTCGTcttcgaacaccagcccgcacggAACGAGACGACGGCGGCCACCGGAGACGATGATGAAGACACCCCCGAGATGCTCATGTTTAGCATATCGGAAGAGAGAACATGCACGGAGCCGACACCCGCCATGCTATCCCCGCAGGACAACCAGATATGCTTCGCCACCCCGCAGGGCTGGATCTTCATCCTCCACGGGGCCGCCCCATGGGAGACCTGGCTGTGGCATCCGGTCACCGGAGAGACCATACCCCTCCCGCCCATACGAGACGACCACTACGTCCCCACCAACTGCGCCTGCTACCTCACCCACAGCTCCACGGCGCATCCTGACTGCGCCGTCGTGCTGCTCGACGTCGCCGACCCTGACGTGTGGTTCTGCCGAATCAATGGAGGAAGCGGCAGGGAATGGGCGCAGCACACGTATGATGTCGGCGGGTACACTCTCCCAGAGGGCGACGACGATTGCACTTCCACTCTCCCGACCAAGAGAGTCATAGCTGGTGTCGTCGCCGCCCTGGGAGGGAAGCTGCATTTCATCTTCTCGGAATCAAACCAATACAAGATGGGCGTCGTTCACCTCGACTTCGGAACTCCTGCACTAGTGGGCGGC
- the LOC123188804 gene encoding uncharacterized protein isoform X2: MPTSSSSPTAAATNAVDLHHRHLPASPSSSTASSGDKLVGEGEVPGSETKGSPNRTFRRDSKRGAKQEPCGTDNDGDGEDDDVSQRVSK; the protein is encoded by the exons ATGCCCACGTCTTCTTCTTCACCCACGGCCGCCGcgaccaacgccgtcgatctccaccACCGGCACCTCCCTGCCTCGCCGAGCTCGTCCACGGCCTCCTCAGG AGACAAATTGGTTGGTGAAGGAGAGGTGCCTGGCAGTGAAACAAAG GGTTCTCCAAATAGGACCTTTCGGCGGGACTCAAAACGGGGTGCTAAGCAGGAACCATGTGGCACTGATAATGACGGGGATGGAGAGGATGATGACGTGTCCCAGAGAGTATCTAA GTGA
- the LOC123188804 gene encoding uncharacterized protein isoform X1 — MPTSSSSPTAAATNAVDLHHRHLPASPSSSTASSGDKLVGEGEVPGSETKGSPNRTFRRDSKRGAKQEPCGTDNDGDGEDDDVSQRVSKRRLVVDPEAKGKGK; from the exons ATGCCCACGTCTTCTTCTTCACCCACGGCCGCCGcgaccaacgccgtcgatctccaccACCGGCACCTCCCTGCCTCGCCGAGCTCGTCCACGGCCTCCTCAGG AGACAAATTGGTTGGTGAAGGAGAGGTGCCTGGCAGTGAAACAAAG GGTTCTCCAAATAGGACCTTTCGGCGGGACTCAAAACGGGGTGCTAAGCAGGAACCATGTGGCACTGATAATGACGGGGATGGAGAGGATGATGACGTGTCCCAGAGAGTATCTAA GAGAAGATTGGTGGTAGATCCAGAGGCAAAGGGGAAGGGGAAGTGA
- the LOC123088117 gene encoding zinc finger MYM-type protein 1-like, with amino-acid sequence MIRLNNSISVARYLLHQGLAFRGHDESEESKNKGNFRELSILLAEQNENTKRVVLRDAPGNNKLIAPEIQKDIAECYAEIIVKSIVAEIGGGVFCLLVDESADVSGKEQMAVVLRYVDEFGAVQERLIGVVHVNETSASCLKSGIDQLFKKYGLNVKQVRGQGYDGASNMRGEFNGLRALIMRENSSAYYVHCFAHQLQLVIVAVAKKNDDVSDFFDMIALLLNVAGASCKRKDLIRESQQERVKKGIGCGQLSTGTGLNQELSLQRAGDTRWGSHYKTLRSILNLFPDVIEVLKYVEKDGPSDAKKRQARGLLDYVTDFDFVFHLHLMFLILGHANALSLSLQRKDKDILEAMVEVKLTKQKFQKIRDDGWESLLERTHSFCELYDIPKLDMEEEYIDRHKPRKKTNRTNYQHYRYDCLNPVIDLQLAEFNDRFNEVNSSLLTRMAAFCPKDSFEAFDVESLVDLAKSYPDDFDSIQLKELVHELPFYIDNVRADERFTGLKTIYELGKLMVSTNKHLAFPLVYQLLKLVLVLPVATASVERCFSGMKIVKTVLRNRIGDDFMNYCIICFLEQRLLYSTSRKDVIDYFLKMKERRGQEK; translated from the exons ATGATTCGATTGAACAATTCCATAAGTGTTGCTCGATACTTGCTGCATCAAGGTCTAGCATTCCGTGGTCATGATGAATCAGAAGAGTCTAAGAACAAAGGAAATTTTCGAGAGTTATCAATTCTTTTGGCAGAGCAAAATGAGAACACAAAGAGAGTTGTGTTAAGAGATGCGCCTGGAAATAATAAACTGATAGCTCCAGAAATTCAGAAGGACATTGCTGAATGCTATGCAGAG ATCATAGTCAAATCTATTGTTGCTGAAATTGGTGGTGGAGTTTTCTGTTTATTGGTTGATGAGTCCGCTGATGTTTCAGGCAAGGAACAAATGGCTGTAGTTTTGCGGTATGTCGACGAGTTCGGAGCAGTCCAAGAAAGACTTATTGGTGTTGTTCATGTGAATGAGACATCTGCTTCATGTCTCAAATCCGGCATTGATCAGTTGTTCAAGAAGTATGGATTGAACGTAAAACAAGTTCGAGGCCAAGGGTACGACGGGGCTAGCAACATGAGAGGTGAGTTCAATGGCTTGAGAGCTTTGATCATGAGGGAGAATAGCTCAGCATATTATGTTCACTGCTTCGCTCACCAACTCCAGTTAGTCATTGTGGCAGTagctaaaaagaatgatgatgttAGTGACTTCTTTGACATGATAGCCCTTCTGCTTAATGTGGCCGGAGCATCTTGTAAACGAAAAGACTTGATTAGGGAGAGTCAGCAAGAAAGAGTGAAGAAAGGTATTGGTTGTGGACAACTTAGTACTGGAACGGGATTAAATCAAGAGCTATCACTTCAAAGAGCTGGAGACACTCGTTGGGGTTCTCACTATAAAACTCTTCGGAGCATACTTAACTTGTTCCCAGATGTTATTGAAGTACTCAAGTATGTTGAAAAAGATGGGCCAAGTGATGCAAAGAAGCGTCAAGCTCGTGGTCTTTTAGATTATGTTACTGATTTTGACTTCGTGTTTCATCTACACTTGATGTTTCTTATCTTGGGACATGCAAATGCTTTATCTCTATCTTTACAGAGGAAAGATAAGGACATCTTGGAGGCTATGGTAGAGGTGAAGTTAACCAAGCAAAAATTTCAGAAAATCAGAGATGACGGTTGGGAGTCTCTATTGGAGAGAACTCACTCATTTTGTGAGCTGTATGATATTCCTAAGTTGGATATGGAAGAAGAGTATATAGACCGGCATAAACCAAGGAAAAAAACCAACCGCACTAACTATCAGCACTACAGATATGATTGCCTCAACCCTGTTATTGACTTGCAGCTTGCAGAGTTCAATGATCGTTTTAATGAAGTAAATTCGAGCCTTCTTACCCGAATGGCTGCATTCTGTCCAAAAGATTCCTTTGAAGCTTTCGATGTTGAGAGCTTAGTTGATTTGGCTAAGTCCTATCCAGATGATTTTGATTCTATCCAGTTGAAGGAACTTGTTCATGAGCTTCCTTTCTACATTGATAATGTGCGAGCAGACGAAAGATTTACAGGCCTGAAAACTATTTATGAACTTGGTAAGCTGATGGTTAGTACAAATAAGCATCTTGCTTTTCCTTTGGTCTATCAGCTCCTGAAGCTAGTATTAGTGCTGCCTGTCGCAACTGCATCAGTGGAGAGATGTTTCTCTGGAATGAAAATAGTGAAGACTGTGCTACGTAATCGCATTGGTGATGATTTCATGAACTACTGCATCATTTGTTTCTTGGAGCAAAGACTTCTATATTCAACTTCACGTAAGGATGTAATAGATTACTTTTTGAAGATGAAAGAACGTAGAGGTCAAGAAAAATAG